A window from Burkholderiales bacterium encodes these proteins:
- the ygjT gene encoding membrane protein → MPETIGTPWMWAAFAVFVVAALAADILLLERKGSRRVTLREAAWWSALWVALSLAFAGLLWWYLDLQHGRSLANLKVTEFLTGYLVEKSLAVDNIFVFLMLFSYFAVPLKYQRRVLIYGIVGAIVLRAAMILGGAWLIARFHWVLYLFGAFLLATGVKMWVFADAKPDLERNPVLRWLRGHLRITPEFHEERFFVTRNGVRWATPLFVVMVMVGVTDVVFAVDSIPAIFAITLDPFIVLTSNVFAILGLRAMYFLLAGFAGRFHLLSYGLALILMFIGVKMLIADFYKIPVFVSLAVVAAILAASVVLSMVYKPAAEGSQKAG, encoded by the coding sequence ATGCCCGAAACCATCGGAACCCCGTGGATGTGGGCGGCCTTCGCCGTCTTCGTCGTGGCCGCCCTCGCCGCGGACATCTTGCTCCTGGAACGCAAAGGGTCCCGGCGCGTCACGCTCCGGGAAGCGGCCTGGTGGTCCGCCCTGTGGGTCGCCCTTTCCCTCGCCTTCGCCGGCCTGCTGTGGTGGTACCTGGACCTCCAGCACGGCCGCAGCCTGGCCAATCTCAAGGTGACCGAGTTCCTGACCGGCTATCTGGTGGAGAAGTCGCTGGCGGTGGACAACATCTTCGTGTTCCTGATGCTGTTCAGCTACTTCGCCGTGCCCCTCAAATACCAGCGCCGGGTCCTGATCTACGGGATCGTGGGCGCCATCGTGCTGCGCGCGGCCATGATTCTGGGCGGCGCCTGGCTCATCGCCCGCTTTCACTGGGTGCTGTATCTGTTCGGCGCGTTTCTCCTGGCGACCGGCGTCAAGATGTGGGTGTTCGCCGACGCCAAGCCGGACCTGGAGCGCAACCCGGTGCTGCGCTGGCTGCGCGGTCATCTGCGGATCACCCCGGAATTCCACGAAGAGCGGTTTTTCGTGACCCGGAACGGGGTGCGATGGGCCACGCCCCTGTTCGTGGTCATGGTCATGGTGGGCGTGACCGACGTGGTCTTCGCCGTGGACAGCATCCCGGCGATCTTCGCCATCACCCTGGATCCATTCATCGTGCTGACTTCCAACGTGTTCGCCATCCTGGGGCTGAGGGCGATGTACTTTCTGCTGGCGGGGTTCGCCGGGCGCTTCCATCTCCTGAGCTACGGGCTGGCGTTGATCCTGATGTTCATCGGCGTGAAGATGCTGATCGCCGACTTCTACAAGATCCCCGTGTTCGTGTCGCTCGCCGTGGTGGCGGCGATCCTGGCCGCGTCCGTGGTCTTGAGCATGGTGTACAAGCCTGCCGCCGAAGGATCGCAAAAAGCGGGCTGA